The region TAACCTCTTTTTTTTCAGTGTGACGCATTTAGAAACAATATTATAAGATATTAGATTCTATTGCACCAACATCTATGAAGGTATGCTCacctgaaaaagaaatacaataatctagaaaataatttaaactttatGTTTTTGTAGTTGACTTCTCAAAAATGACGGTATACTCAAAAGCTCTCTTCGGAGTGGTTTTccaattttattctcttttttggaCTTTTCCATCAGAATGGTCACTTCTAAAAGTGGTTCCGCATAAGGCTGGACAATGGGATAGGTGGTGACCCATTCATattcttttacttcctttttcttcactAGAGGTTTCAGGAAAGCAGGAGCTTGTGCAGGTATTTTTTGAGCACGTCGTTGACCATTTCTTTGCTCCGTGAGTTCTCTCCCTCGAATCATTCGGTCTTGATGTCCCTTTATCTGTTTCTTTGCCCAGGCCACCCTGTACTGCTTGGCCTTAGCTTTGTGTGTTTTCTGGATGTTTTCAGTTGAAACATCCTTCTTCAGGTTTAATACTTCGTGGGAAGGAATTTCACTTGAGATGCTTTGAGGGAGCAGTTGATAATTGTGGTCTCTGAGGCCTCTGGCTCGTTCAGCTCGGTGTATGTGTTTCTGTATCTGGTTCAGCTCTCTCTCAGACACTAAATAGTGCCATTTTTtagcatcttcttttttttcGTTTTGTggtctcctttccttttcctctgttttaATTTCCCCTTCTAGAACCATTTTGTGCTTGCATGCTTCTTCCAGCATTTCCTGGTAGCGTTGATAGTAGTATGCCTCTGCTTGGGCGAACCGGAAGTCAAAAGACATGGCCTTTAGTTGATCAAGTCTTTCACGCTCCTGTTGAGTCTTTTGGGATAGCAACTTCCTCACCTCTGGAGAATGGACACCACCTAAATTCTTGTCAAAGGGAAGTATCAGAGCTCTTTTCAGTTGGTTGTGCTTTATTCTCTATACAGGCCATGGCACAGTTCTCAGGTAGCCACAGCCCCGCCTGGCACCCTCACACTATGTCCCAGTTAGGCTCTTGTAACTGTTTCCTGTCTTCCTTTTcaagccccctcccctccacacccctcccctccccctgcattCCCTTACATCCCCGAAAAACCAGAAGCAGGCCCTCAGGAACTCCTCCCACTGCAGGAACAACCCCATGCATCTATCCCGAACTCTGCCTTCCTGCCCTTTCACCTATCAAAAGCCAGTtctgggacttcgctggtggtccagtggttatgaatccgtctgccaatgcaggggacacaggtttgatccctggtctgggaagacccccacatgctgtggggcagctaagcctgtgcgccctagagcctgtgctgtgcaacaagagaagccaccacaatgagaggtcCGTGCACTGCGACAagcgtagcccctgctcgctgcaactagaggaagcccgcaTGCAGTGATGAAGGCCCAGAGCAGGCAAAAAAAATGTCAGTTCCTCCACCTGTTTGTTGAGCTTCGAGAACTTCAGTTTACAATGATCAAATTCCCTTCCCTGCTTCAAAATTTCCTGTCTACTGAATCAATCCATCAGCATAAAATTATGCTTTAGTATATATCATCttcaaacaaaaaaaggaaaacgcTTCCTCTATGGACCATCCCCTTTTGCTCCCCTTCGCTGTGTAACTTGAAGCAGTTACCTCTTAAGTTTGGCTtccatcctccccccaccccctcgtcTGAGCCTGCTCTCATCTGGGTCATCTGTGATCTCGTTTTTGTGGCTGTCACATGGGCCTCTCAGCACCATTCTCCAGAGGGGACCGCTCTCTGCTCCTTGGAATACTTTACTTCCAGACGGTAGCCGAGAGCGTGTGACTAAGGCTACGCTGGGCCCCCGCGCTACTCCAGCCATTAGCCGAATGTCCCCAAGTAACCGAAAGGTCCCTCATCCTCTTCCTACCTCGTGGCCACCCCCTCCACCTGCTTCGCTGGCTGCCTTCTACATGTAATGGAGAAAAGTGTAGCAGAGAAACTCAACTTAGGACAGAGAAGTCACACTCGGGCTTCCTTGGACCAAGACAGTCTTGATCATTCAACAAGTGATGTACCGTGTGCGTCCGGCACTGGAGTGGGAGTGAGGGGTGAGCGAGACCGTCGGGGCACACAGGCTGCTCGGAGCTCACCTCTGCTTCACCTGGATATGCCTACTTCACAGCCCCACGTGTTTCTTCTCCCACAGTGCTTCCTTCAGTCTTCCCCTCTCAGTCCTGTCCCTTCTAACTTCAAAATGCCCCGACCCTAGAGGGAAGCAGCCTCTTATTAGCTTCCCTGAATCCacttctctccctctgtctccagcCCCATCAGACCGGTCACACGGCAGCCAGTACAATCTCCGTGTTACATAAATCTGAACACACCACTTCTCCTGCACAGAAACCTGGGATGGCATCTTACTGCTTTGGGAGAAAAATCACAGAGTCCAGGGTGGCATCCATAAACTGGTTCCTGATTACAGCTCCAAACGAGTCTCTCAGGCGGACTCCTTGCTCCCTCTGCTGCAGCCACACTGACTCTTCTGTTCCACAAcaactttcccatctgagccTTTTCAGGTATTCTTCCTTTATATACTCCCAAACACAAAATATAGCAACTCTCACTAGGGCAcgtatgtatatattatagtt is a window of Bos mutus isolate GX-2022 chromosome 26, NWIPB_WYAK_1.1, whole genome shotgun sequence DNA encoding:
- the LOC102270445 gene encoding putative uncharacterized protein ZNRD1-AS1; this translates as MSFDFRFAQAEAYYYQRYQEMLEEACKHKMVLEGEIKTEEKERRPQNEKKEDAKKWHYLVSERELNQIQKHIHRAERARGLRDHNYQLLPQSISSEIPSHEVLNLKKDVSTENIQKTHKAKAKQYRVAWAKKQIKGHQDRMIRGRELTEQRNGQRRAQKIPAQAPAFLKPLVKKKEVKEYEWVTTYPIVQPYAEPLLEVTILMEKSKKENKIGKPLRRELLSIPSFLRSQLQKHKV